From Candidatus Pedobacter colombiensis, one genomic window encodes:
- a CDS encoding DUF5706 domain-containing protein produces MQYREILDQLRTHVASLFLAQKDERFVYHNLHHTEQVVENAARIADHYQLSEQDFFIVTAASWFHDIGYLFDCNQHEAKGEGLATDFLTEKGVDKDTITLVGGCIMATKMPQNPVGLLQQIVCDADLFHLGSDSFKERNRLMRKEAEAFCNKEIDKNEWRIKTIALFKAHHYHTDFCQHLLNDKKAQNLAEMENKLITQTAEGTTAVSKADKKKKSDKPERGVETMFRVSSANHQRLSDMADNKAHIMISTNSIILSVILSLLLRKLEDNPHLIIPTMLLLIVCVVTMVFSILATRPSIPEGVFTPADIEEKRVNLLFFGNFYRMSLADYQNGMLKMMDDRDFLYGSLIRDVYAQGVVLGRKYRLLRIAYNVFMFGIVAAVLAFIIASAVVTM; encoded by the coding sequence ATGCAGTACAGGGAAATATTAGATCAGCTTCGTACCCATGTTGCAAGCTTATTCCTGGCGCAAAAGGACGAGCGCTTTGTTTATCACAATTTACATCATACAGAACAGGTAGTTGAAAATGCAGCTAGAATAGCTGATCATTATCAATTATCAGAGCAGGATTTTTTTATTGTAACTGCGGCAAGTTGGTTTCACGATATAGGCTATTTGTTTGACTGTAATCAGCACGAAGCCAAAGGCGAAGGCCTTGCTACCGATTTTTTAACGGAAAAGGGCGTAGATAAAGACACAATTACTTTAGTTGGAGGCTGTATTATGGCTACAAAAATGCCTCAAAATCCTGTTGGCTTGTTGCAGCAGATTGTTTGTGATGCAGACTTATTCCATTTGGGAAGCGATAGTTTTAAAGAAAGAAACAGGCTGATGCGTAAAGAGGCAGAAGCCTTTTGCAATAAGGAAATTGATAAAAACGAATGGCGGATTAAAACCATAGCGCTTTTTAAAGCCCATCATTATCATACAGATTTTTGCCAGCATTTACTAAACGATAAAAAAGCACAGAACCTTGCCGAAATGGAAAACAAGCTAATAACCCAGACAGCAGAAGGGACAACAGCCGTTTCAAAAGCAGATAAAAAGAAAAAGAGTGATAAACCGGAGCGTGGGGTCGAAACCATGTTTAGGGTTTCTTCTGCAAATCATCAACGATTGAGTGATATGGCCGATAATAAGGCCCACATCATGATATCTACCAACTCCATTATATTGTCGGTGATTTTGAGTTTACTGCTGCGCAAGCTGGAAGATAACCCACATTTGATCATTCCTACAATGCTATTGTTAATAGTCTGTGTGGTAACCATGGTATTTTCAATCCTGGCTACCCGCCCGTCAATCCCTGAAGGCGTATTTACCCCTGCAGATATCGAGGAAAAACGCGTAAACCTGCTCTTTTTTGGTAATTTTTACCGGATGAGTCTCGCGGATTACCAAAATGGAATGCTTAAAATGATGGATGACAGAGATTTTCTTTATGGGAGTTTAATTCGGGATGTATATGCTCAAGGGGTAGTCCTTGGCCGTAAATACCGCTTGTTAAGAATTGCCTACAATGTATTTATGTTCGGTATTGTAGCTGCCGTTTTAGCTTTCATCATCGCTTCGGCAGTAGTAACTATGTAA
- a CDS encoding gluconate 2-dehydrogenase subunit 3 family protein yields the protein MNRREALKNTAVLLGTAISATTFGVLFESFTLPENEKNSISFSADQEKVLAEFADIIIPPTKDAGGAKAAGLGSFIPMMITDCYPAKMQEAFAEGLKEMEAKSLKDFNKDFLSLTVKEREKLVGDLRTETIEKLKADKAAKRTGVTYFFVLARDLTILGYYASEIGCTQSREYIAIPGRYDGAADLKPGQKSWAS from the coding sequence ATGAACAGAAGAGAAGCGCTTAAAAACACCGCGGTCTTGCTCGGAACCGCAATTTCGGCAACAACCTTCGGTGTTTTATTTGAAAGTTTTACACTTCCGGAAAATGAAAAGAACTCAATTTCATTCTCTGCAGATCAGGAAAAAGTATTGGCAGAGTTTGCAGATATCATTATTCCGCCTACAAAAGACGCAGGGGGTGCTAAGGCAGCCGGATTAGGAAGTTTCATACCGATGATGATTACCGATTGTTACCCTGCTAAAATGCAGGAGGCTTTTGCTGAAGGCCTGAAAGAGATGGAAGCTAAATCATTAAAGGATTTTAATAAGGATTTCTTATCCCTTACCGTAAAGGAACGTGAAAAATTAGTTGGTGACTTAAGAACCGAAACCATCGAAAAACTAAAGGCTGATAAAGCTGCAAAAAGAACTGGTGTTACCTATTTCTTCGTGCTGGCAAGAGATCTGACCATTTTGGGGTATTATGCCTCCGAAATAGGTTGTACGCAGTCGCGTGAATACATTGCGATACCGGGCCGCTATGATGGTGCTGCAGATCTTAAACCGGGACAAAAATCCTGGGCTAGTTAA
- a CDS encoding heavy metal translocating P-type ATPase metal-binding domain-containing protein, whose protein sequence is MLQQKTLKTKTHCYHCGDDLPVNLYLYDDKQFCCLGCKGVYQILSNHNLDNYYAYNDVPGQSQKVQSKHFEYLDEPEIVAKLVDYTDEKITTITLYIPAIHCSSCIWLLENLYKINPAIAQSRIDFLKKQVAVTFKNEQTSLRSVVEILVSIGYEPLISLQDVVKKQQANFSERTLVTKIAVAGFCFGNVMLLSFPEYFGLSDLEQQFKSFFGWLNMVFAVPIVLYCGKDYFISAYNNLKRGVLNLDFPLALGIAVMFIRSLAEIASNTGAGFVDTLCGLVFFLLIGKWMQQRTYHHLSFERDYRSYFPVAVTLIKDGKEKPVPLNELSLGNRMLIRSNEIIPADAILLKGEAEIDFSFVTGESLPVKKTLGEVVYAGGRQLLGAIELEVVKPVSQSYLTGLWNNEAFFADKNRIKTFSDTASKYFSVLLLLIAIGSAAFWMLYDGNATKAVASFTAVLIIACPCALALSTPFTLAAVLSIFDRNKFYLKSTAVVEELARIDTFVFDKTGTITNPEAAGFNFEGNITEQEKQLLSDLARNSGHPLSRELVKLLNISKVYPVDEYVEKIGRGISGTINGNKVKLGGSTFLGLPLIISPMNSSVHVMINDQYLGYFTFKQQWREGFKDLTFKLSKQADLHLLSGDQDHDKQTLIPFFPRAQQMQFGQSPQNKLDYIKKLQNSGKKVLMFGDGLNDAGALRQSNLGVAVTDNINNFSPDCDAILDGAAFHQIPQFIQQAKDAVKIIHISFIISLLYNTLGLYFAIQGLLSPLIAAILMPISTITIISFTSIAARLYARKNKLL, encoded by the coding sequence ATGTTGCAGCAAAAAACACTCAAAACAAAAACGCATTGTTACCATTGTGGAGATGATCTACCTGTAAATTTGTATTTATACGACGATAAACAGTTTTGTTGCTTAGGGTGTAAAGGTGTTTACCAAATCCTATCCAATCATAATCTGGATAATTACTATGCCTATAATGATGTACCGGGCCAATCCCAAAAAGTCCAGTCAAAGCATTTTGAATATCTGGATGAGCCTGAAATTGTGGCTAAATTGGTAGATTACACTGATGAGAAAATAACAACGATTACACTATATATTCCTGCCATTCACTGCAGTTCTTGTATTTGGTTACTCGAAAACCTATATAAAATAAATCCTGCTATTGCTCAATCCAGAATTGATTTTTTAAAGAAACAGGTGGCCGTCACTTTCAAAAACGAGCAAACCTCTTTACGTTCTGTTGTCGAGATACTGGTTTCTATCGGCTATGAGCCTTTGATTAGCCTGCAGGATGTAGTAAAAAAGCAACAAGCTAATTTTTCAGAAAGGACACTGGTTACCAAAATAGCGGTTGCCGGCTTTTGCTTTGGGAATGTAATGCTACTTAGCTTTCCGGAATACTTCGGATTATCGGATCTGGAACAACAGTTTAAATCCTTCTTTGGTTGGTTAAATATGGTATTTGCCGTACCGATAGTACTTTACTGTGGTAAGGACTATTTTATTTCTGCTTATAACAATCTGAAAAGAGGTGTATTAAACCTTGATTTCCCTCTTGCTTTAGGTATTGCAGTGATGTTTATCCGCTCTCTTGCGGAAATCGCCAGCAACACGGGCGCCGGTTTTGTTGATACCTTATGTGGGTTGGTCTTTTTTCTATTAATCGGGAAATGGATGCAACAGCGAACCTACCATCATCTTTCTTTTGAGCGGGATTACAGGTCTTACTTTCCCGTTGCAGTAACCTTGATTAAGGATGGTAAGGAAAAGCCGGTGCCATTAAACGAATTGAGTCTAGGCAACAGAATGCTCATCAGAAGCAATGAAATTATTCCTGCCGACGCAATTCTATTAAAGGGTGAAGCAGAGATCGACTTTAGCTTTGTAACGGGTGAATCTTTACCGGTAAAGAAAACTTTGGGTGAAGTTGTATATGCCGGTGGTCGCCAGCTTTTAGGTGCAATTGAACTTGAAGTGGTCAAACCTGTATCGCAAAGTTACCTGACCGGACTATGGAACAATGAAGCATTTTTTGCTGATAAAAACAGGATCAAAACGTTTAGTGATACTGCAAGCAAATATTTTAGTGTGCTATTGTTGCTTATCGCCATAGGTTCCGCCGCTTTCTGGATGCTTTATGATGGTAATGCCACTAAGGCAGTCGCCTCTTTTACAGCTGTACTCATCATCGCTTGTCCATGTGCATTGGCTCTGAGTACTCCCTTTACATTGGCGGCAGTCCTGAGCATTTTTGACAGGAATAAGTTCTATTTAAAAAGTACCGCTGTAGTAGAAGAGCTGGCTCGCATAGATACTTTCGTATTTGATAAAACAGGAACAATCACCAATCCTGAAGCAGCAGGTTTTAACTTCGAGGGAAACATTACTGAACAAGAGAAACAGTTACTGAGCGATTTAGCCAGAAACTCCGGTCACCCTTTAAGTCGGGAACTGGTAAAACTATTAAATATAAGCAAGGTCTACCCTGTAGATGAATACGTAGAAAAAATTGGAAGAGGAATCAGCGGCACGATTAACGGAAATAAAGTGAAATTGGGAGGTTCCACTTTCCTTGGTCTCCCGCTGATCATCTCTCCAATGAACAGCAGTGTCCACGTGATGATCAATGACCAATACCTTGGATATTTCACCTTCAAACAGCAATGGCGCGAAGGATTTAAAGATCTGACTTTTAAATTAAGCAAACAGGCCGACCTACATTTGCTATCAGGCGACCAGGATCATGATAAGCAAACACTTATCCCTTTTTTCCCTCGTGCACAACAGATGCAATTTGGACAAAGTCCACAAAACAAGCTCGACTACATCAAGAAGCTTCAAAATTCGGGCAAAAAAGTATTGATGTTCGGAGACGGACTAAATGATGCCGGAGCATTAAGACAGAGCAACCTTGGTGTTGCCGTAACGGATAACATCAACAATTTCTCTCCGGATTGTGATGCCATATTGGATGGTGCTGCTTTTCATCAGATACCTCAATTTATCCAACAGGCCAAAGATGCGGTAAAGATCATTCACATCAGTTTCATCATATCGCTACTATACAACACACTAGGATTATATTTTGCAATACAGGGCTTATTATCCCCGCTTATCGCAGCTATATTAATGCCAATCAGCACCATAACCATTATTTCATTCACCAGCATAGCAGCAAGGCTCTATGCACGTAAAAACAAATTGTTATGA
- the ccoS gene encoding cbb3-type cytochrome oxidase assembly protein CcoS, with protein sequence MNMIYFLIGCSILLALIFLAAFFWASKTGQHDDTYTPGVRILFDDDISEQKVIDKTDEDHI encoded by the coding sequence ATGAACATGATCTACTTTCTGATAGGCTGTAGTATTTTACTGGCGCTTATCTTCCTTGCGGCCTTTTTCTGGGCCAGCAAAACCGGACAACATGACGACACTTATACGCCTGGTGTCCGGATACTTTTTGACGATGACATTAGCGAGCAAAAAGTAATTGATAAAACTGACGAAGATCATATTTAA
- a CDS encoding GAF domain-containing protein produces the protein MQAITLNLNKGINGSGQELVGANIKLSLRPFINYIEGRLETEKTAKINFYRYILEEFNKYPELKYPISNEDAGKYISLFELIYTALSPIINDEKQQYWALGTPISPCFHYGTDAFYSVLMDATKCNLKTDLSLPSKKEMEKSLLSAFYNIIMERFYNFSLTGNQLVIHSIIDPDTRLLKYYRLNVDTRFLDITTSIKLPEYNLKDVKDYIKDERNTLKILTKLIPPQIFTIEGISIVTLTDVTSEYALDTVKNLIIDHNESQQGLHTKEISTALKTLVGTDHIDFGMIPYIKLNNKLQLSELSGFNSILIQLGREHGQDEMEHNGLIEDYIKNPRTLIFPEITEEDQQQYPTLKLLGHEGIKAYALFPLYYNARFVGCLELYTKDSSQFNGNTLSKIEAAFPLLAQLFQNVIIDFNNEIQDVITDKFTALQPSVRWLFHEAAYNYIQSGAKDRNFPIEPVFFKDVYPFYGAIDIRNSSIQRNGAIRRDLYFHFETLENTLNAIKERSAACIENEIPEGVSLWNNKHLDELSDREIFKTEDYLQRQIPISLQHLKATYPEVGDIVDDYFKLIGDKRKSFENRDRYEKSMQMINVAVTRHLDEFNAELQSIYPCYFEKFRTDGVEFDIYLGQSISPGIAFSQNMVHDFRLRQLRILAEIARTTNNLGPYFSIPLETTQLIFVYEKQIDISFRIDEQRFDVEGSYNIRYQMVKKRIDKALIKDTNERLTQPGKIAIVYFNSAEAKAYHGYIKKLQNQRLLNDDLEHLELEELQGVEGLKALRIGVKY, from the coding sequence ATGCAAGCCATAACGCTAAATCTAAATAAGGGTATAAATGGCTCCGGTCAGGAGCTTGTTGGCGCTAATATAAAGCTCTCTCTACGTCCTTTTATTAATTATATTGAAGGGAGACTGGAGACCGAAAAGACTGCTAAAATCAATTTTTACAGATATATACTCGAAGAGTTTAATAAATATCCTGAACTTAAATATCCGATCTCTAATGAAGATGCAGGTAAATATATTTCGCTTTTTGAACTGATCTACACAGCTTTATCGCCTATCATCAATGATGAAAAACAACAATACTGGGCATTAGGTACGCCCATATCTCCATGCTTTCATTATGGTACAGACGCTTTTTACAGCGTTTTGATGGACGCCACAAAATGTAATCTAAAAACAGATCTCAGCCTGCCCTCTAAAAAGGAAATGGAGAAAAGCTTGTTGTCTGCATTTTATAATATCATTATGGAGCGGTTTTACAACTTCTCCTTAACCGGTAACCAGTTGGTTATTCATTCAATTATAGATCCTGATACACGTTTACTTAAATATTACAGGCTAAATGTAGATACCCGATTTTTGGATATCACGACCAGCATTAAGTTGCCGGAGTATAACCTAAAAGATGTTAAAGATTACATCAAAGATGAAAGAAATACCCTAAAGATCTTAACTAAGCTTATCCCTCCTCAAATATTTACTATAGAAGGGATTTCGATTGTTACCTTAACCGATGTTACAAGTGAATATGCATTGGATACAGTTAAAAATCTGATCATAGATCATAACGAATCGCAGCAAGGATTGCATACCAAAGAGATCTCTACGGCCTTAAAAACACTTGTGGGGACGGATCATATTGATTTTGGTATGATTCCTTACATCAAACTAAATAACAAGTTACAGCTCAGCGAGCTTTCAGGTTTCAACAGTATTTTAATTCAGCTTGGAAGAGAGCATGGTCAGGATGAAATGGAACACAATGGACTGATTGAAGATTATATCAAAAATCCGCGTACTTTAATTTTTCCGGAGATCACTGAAGAGGATCAACAGCAATACCCAACGTTAAAACTCTTGGGGCATGAAGGCATTAAAGCTTATGCACTCTTTCCATTGTATTATAATGCCCGTTTTGTTGGATGCCTGGAATTGTATACAAAAGATTCGAGTCAGTTTAACGGAAACACACTAAGTAAAATTGAGGCCGCATTTCCATTGTTAGCACAACTGTTTCAGAATGTCATTATCGATTTCAACAACGAAATTCAGGATGTAATTACAGATAAGTTTACCGCTTTACAGCCTTCAGTAAGATGGCTCTTTCATGAAGCTGCTTATAATTATATACAATCAGGTGCTAAGGATAGAAATTTTCCCATAGAACCTGTGTTTTTTAAAGATGTATATCCATTTTATGGTGCCATAGATATTAGAAATTCAAGTATTCAACGTAATGGCGCTATACGAAGAGATTTGTATTTCCATTTTGAAACGCTTGAAAATACATTAAATGCGATAAAGGAAAGGTCTGCAGCGTGTATTGAAAATGAAATCCCCGAAGGAGTGTCTTTATGGAATAACAAACACCTGGATGAACTATCCGATCGGGAAATCTTTAAAACGGAAGACTATCTACAACGACAGATACCAATTTCTTTACAGCATCTAAAAGCTACCTATCCCGAAGTTGGAGATATTGTAGATGATTATTTTAAACTGATTGGGGATAAAAGGAAAAGCTTTGAAAATAGGGATCGTTACGAGAAAAGTATGCAAATGATTAACGTAGCGGTAACCAGACATCTGGATGAGTTTAATGCTGAATTGCAAAGTATTTATCCTTGTTATTTCGAGAAATTCAGAACGGATGGTGTAGAGTTCGATATCTATCTTGGTCAGTCTATTTCACCAGGAATTGCCTTCTCTCAAAATATGGTTCACGATTTTAGGTTAAGACAACTGCGTATACTTGCCGAAATAGCACGTACAACAAATAATTTAGGTCCTTATTTTTCTATCCCATTAGAAACTACGCAGCTTATTTTTGTCTATGAGAAGCAGATCGATATCAGTTTCAGGATTGATGAACAGCGGTTTGATGTAGAGGGTAGTTACAACATCCGCTACCAGATGGTAAAGAAACGGATCGATAAAGCGTTGATTAAAGATACGAACGAACGGCTTACACAGCCTGGTAAAATAGCGATTGTATATTTTAACAGTGCAGAGGCCAAAGCTTACCATGGCTATATTAAAAAGTTGCAGAATCAGCGCTTATTGAATGATGATCTTGAACATCTTGAATTGGAAGAGCTGCAGGGTGTAGAAGGATTAAAAGCGCTTAGAATAGGGGTTAAATATTAA
- a CDS encoding SdiA-regulated domain-containing protein — translation MRRFYLNFLYITIALSIFGSYACKNPVNKYTSPKGYDFNKPEKFKTPSSLLEISGIAFYNGNSDTVYSIQDEDGKLFRQKWGVPKQYHMKFATKGDFEDLAIFKETVFVLKSNGTLYSFPFSEAVKKSSDKVKERKKLVPKGEYEGLYADIQNNKIYVLCKKCDIDKQKEQVTGYIFDYKPETDNLSPAGTFKLNLNQIKALDPKLKPSLRPSALARNIRTNEWYVLSSTNKMLLVTDANWRIKEAHRLNSSTFNQPEGIAFDNAMNLYISNEGDEITDGNILKFRLHK, via the coding sequence ATGAGACGATTTTACCTCAACTTTTTATACATCACCATTGCCTTATCCATTTTTGGATCATACGCCTGTAAAAACCCAGTCAATAAATATACCAGCCCTAAAGGCTACGATTTTAATAAACCCGAGAAATTTAAAACGCCCTCAAGTTTGCTGGAAATATCTGGTATAGCCTTTTATAATGGTAATAGTGATACTGTTTATAGTATTCAGGATGAGGACGGTAAGTTGTTTCGGCAGAAATGGGGTGTTCCAAAGCAATACCACATGAAATTTGCAACTAAAGGTGATTTTGAAGATCTGGCTATTTTTAAGGAAACTGTATTTGTGCTGAAAAGTAATGGTACGTTATATTCATTTCCCTTTTCTGAAGCCGTAAAAAAATCCTCCGATAAAGTTAAGGAAAGGAAAAAGCTGGTTCCAAAGGGCGAGTATGAAGGCTTATATGCGGATATCCAAAACAATAAGATTTATGTTTTATGCAAGAAATGCGATATAGACAAACAAAAAGAACAAGTTACAGGCTATATTTTCGATTATAAACCTGAAACGGATAATTTATCCCCGGCAGGTACCTTTAAGCTCAACTTAAACCAGATCAAAGCGCTTGATCCTAAGCTAAAACCAAGCTTAAGGCCCTCTGCATTAGCGAGGAACATCAGGACAAATGAATGGTATGTGCTGTCATCTACCAATAAAATGTTGCTGGTCACTGATGCCAATTGGAGAATTAAAGAAGCTCATCGTTTAAACTCATCAACGTTTAATCAACCCGAAGGAATTGCTTTTGATAATGCGATGAACCTGTATATATCTAATGAAGGAGATGAGATTACTGATGGCAATATTTTGAAATTTAGATTACATAAATAA